In the Thermodesulfovibrionales bacterium genome, CTGAAAAGATTGAAACCCTGAGGCAGGAGACTTATAGAAGATTCCTCTCATTAAGAGACAGGATAATAGAGCTTTACAGAGATAAAAACATCGAAGAGATCAGAACTCTTTTAAAAAAAGAACTGACAGGACTTTAAAAATCCTGTTCAAACTGTTAAAATAAAAAATAAATTAAAAATTAATCAGGAGGTTAAGGTGAAAGAAGGAATTCATCCAGAGTATAAAGAATCAAAGGTAATATGTGCCTGTGGAGAGACCTTTATGACAAGGTCAACTAAACCAGTATTAAGGGTTGATGTCTGTTCAAAATGCCATCCTTTCTACACAGGCAAAGAAAAGATTGTTGATGTAGAAGGAAGGGTGGAAAAATTCAAAAAGAAATACGCAAAGAAGGAAAGCAAAGCAGAAAAATAATAGTAAGGATAGAGCTTGTTGTCTACAAAGACCCTTTAAGGGTCTTTGTAATTTTTGAATAAAAAAATGTTCAAAAAAACAATTATATTTCTTAATACCTGGCTTTTAGCTGCTGATTCAGAAAAACGCATTCAGGTCGGAGGTCAGGCTGTTATTGAGGGTGTCATGATGAAGGCACCTGAGGGCTGGAGTGTTGCTGTGAGGGATACTGAAGGAAAGATCAGGACAAAAAAGGAGGGACTTAAAAAAGTAAAACCCTTCTTTAGACTTCCGTTCATCAGGGGACC is a window encoding:
- the rpmE gene encoding 50S ribosomal protein L31, with product MKEGIHPEYKESKVICACGETFMTRSTKPVLRVDVCSKCHPFYTGKEKIVDVEGRVEKFKKKYAKKESKAEK